A single region of the Thermococcus paralvinellae genome encodes:
- a CDS encoding glycosyltransferase, with protein sequence MTKLKILVIPANYPSEKNPIAGIFIKEFARAISKNHSVKILYAYFNHPLLDVISVVYTFKETKEVEDGIETIKVEVSGVIPRIFKKRKLNISNFQKHNKCCSTIKNNTQTKNKYSKRTLSLINNLIIHLAHVPKLLGTMWGFRKLLKEGWKPDIIHAHGFYAGIYAVILSKIYDIPLVVTEHWSGFPKKELSWIDIIEARVVFSNATVIITPTHYLKKAIMDYGMHNNFQVVPNPINSRIFYSKKFSRKRTRQKRLLFVGRVVPQKGIIYLIYAIRDILQVRKDILLEIIGHGPYKEECERVIKSLGIEEFIKFLGLKPQKEVARYMRRAHIYIQPSEYETFGMTFFESLSCGTPVIGTRIPALKENINNILGILVPPRDTQSLKNAILYMLDNYRRYPPNRLSRHVLCKFGHNIVAKKIDKIYQKVINSKRT encoded by the coding sequence ATGACAAAACTAAAAATATTGGTAATTCCTGCAAATTATCCCTCAGAGAAAAATCCAATAGCAGGCATTTTTATAAAAGAGTTTGCAAGGGCAATTTCAAAAAATCATTCAGTAAAAATTCTTTATGCATACTTTAATCACCCACTACTAGATGTTATTAGTGTTGTGTATACATTTAAAGAAACCAAAGAAGTTGAAGATGGCATAGAGACTATAAAAGTAGAAGTGAGTGGTGTAATTCCAAGAATTTTTAAAAAAAGAAAGCTAAATATCTCAAATTTCCAAAAGCATAACAAATGTTGTAGCACTATTAAAAATAATACCCAAACTAAAAATAAATACAGTAAAAGAACATTATCCCTCATAAATAATTTGATCATACATCTAGCACATGTTCCAAAATTATTGGGCACAATGTGGGGATTTCGCAAATTACTGAAAGAAGGATGGAAACCTGATATAATTCATGCCCATGGCTTTTATGCTGGAATTTACGCAGTAATATTAAGCAAAATATATGACATCCCTCTAGTAGTAACTGAACATTGGAGTGGATTCCCAAAAAAAGAGCTCTCCTGGATAGACATCATAGAGGCTCGTGTCGTGTTTAGTAATGCAACTGTGATCATAACCCCCACTCATTATTTAAAAAAGGCAATAATGGATTATGGAATGCACAACAACTTCCAGGTAGTCCCAAATCCAATTAACTCCAGAATATTTTATTCAAAAAAATTCTCCAGAAAAAGAACTAGACAGAAAAGATTGCTCTTTGTAGGTAGAGTAGTTCCACAAAAAGGGATAATATATCTTATCTATGCCATTAGGGATATTCTTCAGGTAAGAAAAGATATTCTCCTTGAAATAATTGGACATGGACCATACAAAGAGGAATGTGAAAGAGTAATAAAATCTCTTGGTATTGAGGAATTTATAAAATTTTTAGGACTAAAACCACAAAAAGAAGTGGCAAGATATATGAGAAGAGCTCATATATACATTCAACCATCTGAATATGAAACCTTTGGCATGACATTTTTTGAGAGTCTTTCTTGTGGCACTCCTGTGATAGGGACCCGTATACCTGCTTTAAAAGAAAACATAAATAATATACTTGGAATATTAGTGCCTCCTAGAGATACACAATCTCTAAAAAATGCCATATTATATATGCTAGACAAC
- a CDS encoding DUF6541 family protein produces the protein MEKNARKLDGGKCMISLRKIKGLYLFANVFVLMGLDLSILLYQPTSGYELSPYSDAKIIFLWIILIYLLSMSGIAFGQSRHFKFLFILLMIAYLYFISIPIWKGYFFLSRADGLYQLGHIVDILRENRFTYLNYYPATHIIVSTITYASNIPVLMISKCFNLVFYVIYVLSSYVLVKTIFSEQVRRYTVLSILFIPSIFTEPLSLAPHTFAINLFPLLLYLLLKLNLSPTLSRPTIILFLLFVLFLPILHPLFSLFWTYFLGIVLSLNILKISTSKKIRNPAIISLLTFFVIFSVISFIIWLSNTILWRKSIEMFLSWLNNPENYIPATEATKLRRFSPSKIIIFVLKWMGGYITMGIIVLLLLMKRLIKKEYNLLAYYPFSQLLIIFIISFVWTMLLTFVLPTGADMFRGIRYAILSLELVFGYIFYENIHSQSKQKANTYKWIFTGIISVIIILHISNSLPSPFIEAPNGELTPMEVIGTKWVLEKGERNGIFGISTTTINGIFASILGASAELPKVTYVGDHFENLFNKKTPSRSYIWVSQVDKSMYLELWNETQRFTLIDFVKIYESKEINLVYCNEELSIHNMEGLQ, from the coding sequence GATGCAAAGATTATATTCTTGTGGATTATTCTTATATACCTGCTATCCATGTCTGGAATTGCCTTCGGACAGAGTAGGCATTTTAAATTCCTTTTTATACTCTTGATGATAGCTTATTTATATTTTATCTCCATTCCAATTTGGAAAGGGTATTTTTTTCTTAGTAGAGCAGACGGACTCTATCAATTAGGCCATATAGTGGACATACTTAGAGAAAATAGATTTACATACTTAAACTATTATCCTGCAACTCACATAATAGTTTCCACAATTACATATGCGTCAAATATTCCCGTTTTGATGATAAGCAAATGTTTTAATTTAGTGTTTTATGTAATATATGTTCTCTCAAGCTATGTGCTTGTAAAAACAATATTTAGTGAACAGGTGAGAAGATACACTGTACTTTCGATTCTTTTTATACCCTCAATATTTACAGAACCATTATCGTTAGCTCCCCACACATTTGCTATAAATTTATTTCCTCTGTTGCTGTACTTATTACTAAAATTAAATTTATCTCCTACCTTATCTAGACCTACTATTATACTTTTTCTGTTATTTGTTTTATTTTTACCAATTTTACATCCTTTATTTTCTCTGTTTTGGACGTATTTTTTGGGAATAGTACTAAGCTTAAATATATTAAAAATTTCAACATCGAAAAAGATTAGAAATCCCGCTATCATAAGTCTTCTCACTTTTTTCGTAATATTCTCTGTAATATCCTTTATCATTTGGTTATCTAATACTATTCTATGGAGGAAAAGCATTGAAATGTTCTTATCGTGGTTGAACAACCCAGAGAACTATATTCCAGCAACTGAAGCAACCAAGCTCAGAAGATTTTCACCAAGTAAGATTATTATATTTGTTTTGAAATGGATGGGGGGATATATAACAATGGGAATTATAGTTTTATTATTATTAATGAAGAGACTAATAAAAAAGGAATATAACTTGCTAGCATATTACCCATTTTCGCAACTACTGATTATTTTTATAATTTCTTTTGTGTGGACCATGTTACTTACTTTCGTTTTGCCCACGGGAGCTGATATGTTCAGAGGAATAAGATATGCAATTCTCTCACTTGAACTAGTATTTGGTTATATTTTTTATGAAAATATTCATTCGCAGAGTAAACAAAAAGCTAATACATATAAATGGATCTTTACGGGCATAATTAGCGTTATAATAATCCTACACATATCTAACTCTCTTCCATCCCCATTTATCGAAGCCCCAAATGGAGAACTTACACCAATGGAGGTTATCGGAACAAAGTGGGTTCTTGAAAAAGGAGAAAGAAATGGCATATTTGGAATCTCAACTACAACAATAAATGGAATATTTGCATCAATACTTGGTGCGTCAGCTGAATTGCCTAAAGTTACTTACGTAGGGGATCACTTTGAAAATCTGTTCAATAAGAAAACTCCATCCCGTAGCTACATATGGGTATCCCAGGTAGATAAGAGCATGTACTTAGAGTTATGGAACGAAACTCAGAGATTTACATTAATAGATTTTGTAAAAATATACGAAAGCAAAGAAATTAATTTGGTATACTGCAATGAAGAATTGAGCATTCATAATATGGAGGGACTCCAATGA